Genomic DNA from Oncorhynchus clarkii lewisi isolate Uvic-CL-2024 chromosome 5, UVic_Ocla_1.0, whole genome shotgun sequence:
GAGGATCTGTTCCAGACCTTCCAGCGCATCGTGGAGAATGTGAACGTCATCATTGCCACCTACGGAGAGGATGAGGGTGGTCCCATGGGCGCCATCATGGTAAGCAACTTATTTTGTCTGTGTAGTGCATTGCCAGAAATGGTTTAATATCACTTATGAAGTTGTCATTATTCCAGTTTTGTTTTGCACCCAATGGCAACACTGCAGTTTGCATGAATATTGAAAGCATTTCTCTATAAATAGAATACTAGCTGCTTGGTATCAACCCGCCCCACGTAGTGAACAACGGTGCAGTCAAACTAATGACTTGTTTCACAGATTGACCCAGTCATTGGAACTGTTGGCTTTGGGTCCGGACTTCACGGATGGGCCTTCACCCTGAAGCAGTTTGCTGAGATGTACGTGATGAAGTTTGCTGCCAAGGGTGATGCCCAACTAGGACCAGCAGAGCGCTGCAAGAAGGTGGAGGACATGATGAAGAAGCTgtggggtgaaaggtgaggacCACTTACTGTCCACCTTGTAGTCAGCTGCCACATTTCCCAGAACTGGCTACTGATTAAGATTGTCTGGCACATGTCACGTTTGCCGTGTAGTTAAATGGTGAGACTTTCTTCCCCTGCAGGTTTTTTGACCCTGCCACTGGCAAGTTCAGCAAGTCGGCCACCGGACCTGATGGAAAGAAGCTCCCGCGTACGTTTTCTCAGCTTGTGCTGGACCCCATCTTCAAGGTGAGTGGGGACACGACTTTCACAATGTTTTCAGTTTGGTCGAGTGAAAGATACATTTCTGGTGTGTATCTGACCAGGAAAGCTGTTTAGAGCTTTATGCATATAAGTGATGACATAAACATTCTTCACTTTGACCTGATTGTCCAGTGATGATAAGCTTCAGTCTGACATGCATGGTGAAGGCTATAGTTACCTCTCCCCATATGATCTCATCTATATTTTGTTGTCCACCCATTAAGTTTTACTGCTGTTTCTGTTATAGGTTTTCGATGCCATCATGAACTTCAAGAAAGAGGAGACGGCCAAGCTGATTGAGAAGCTGGACATCAAGCTGGACAATGAGGACAAGGAGAAGGAGGGGAAGCCCCTGCTGAAGGCTGTGATGCGCCGCTGGCTGCCAGCCGGAGAGGCCCTGCTCCAGATGATCACCATCCACCTGCCCTCCCCTGTCACCGCCCAGAAGTACCGCTGTGAGCTGCTTTATGAAGGACCTGGTGATGATGAAGCTGCCATGGGTAAGACTACTGCCTCTGTCTCGTTTACTTCATCTGGAGAAATGGAAGGTACTGTATACCGGTCTATGTTAACCCAACAGTTTCACCTTAGGTATCAAGAACTGTGACCCCAAGGCTCCTTTGATGATGTACATCTCCAAGATGGTGCCCACCACCGACAAGGGTCGCTTCTACGCCTTTGGCCGTGTCTTCTCCGGCTGCGTGTCCTCTGGCCAGAAGGTGCGCATTATGGGACCAAACTTCACCCCTGGAAAGAAGGAGGACCTCTACCTCAAACCAATTCAGAGGTTGGTACACTTCAAATGAGCATACTTTGTTTGTCTTGCACAATCTATGAAGGACATGTAAGTCATTTGTGACCATGCAGTGAGCACAATGCGCATTCAAGACTAACATTGTAGATGCTGTATAAACTCTTGCCCAGTATTGATCTATTGACTGACTTTCCCTTTCCTCATTAGGACCATTCTGATGATGGGACGTTACATTGAACCTATCGAGGACGTGCCATGCGGGAACATTGTTGGGCTGGTTGGAGTGGACCAGTACCTGGTGAAGACCGGTACCATCACTACCTTTGAGCAGGCCCATAACATGAGGGTGATGAAGTTCAGCGTCAGCCCTGTGGTGAGAGTGGCTGTCGAGGCCAAGAACCCTGCTGATCTGCCCAAGCTGGTGGAGGGCCTGAAGCGTCTGGCCAAGTCTGACCCCATGGTGCAGTGTATCATTGAGGAGTCTGGAGAGCACATCATCGCTGGAGCTGGCGAGCTGCATCTGGAGATCtgcctgaaggatctggaggagGACCATGCCTGCATTCCACTGAAGGTACACTAGTCCTCCATGCCTCTACATGATCCCTTCTACAATGGTGTCGCAGTACAGGCAGTATTTAATAaacatccctctccccctcagaaATCAGACCCGGTGGTTTCCTACAGGGAGACTGTGTCTGAGGAGTCTGACCAGATGTGCCTATCCAAGTCCCCAAACAAACACAACCGTCTGTACATGAAGGCCCGTCCCTTCCCTGACGGCCTGGCTGAGGACATCGAGAAGGGCGACGTCAGCGCCAGACAAGAGCTGAAGATCCGTGCCCGTTTCCTGGCCGACAAGTACGAGTGGGATGTGTCTGAGGCCCGTAAGATCTGGTGCTTTGGCCCTGATGGTACTGGCCCCAACCTGTTGATGGACGTGACCAAGGGAGTCCAGTACCTGAACGAGATCAAGGACAGCGTGGTGGCCGGCTTCCAATGGGCCGTTAAGGAGGTGCGCAAGATTTATGGATGTAGTTTTTCCTTAGGATCCACCTGCCCTGTCGTGACTTTAAAACAGCATACCAATTTTCAAAGATGCAGCATTATATTGTGTTGAGGAAAACAAAAAGCATAGTTTTCAAAGTGAGGATGTTGCTTTGTCACGCAACCTAAAGTACTTGATTCAATACCTTAAATATTTTGTTTCCAGGGTGCCCTGTGTGAAGAGAACATGCGTGCTGTCCGCTTTGATGTCCATGACGTGACCCTCCACACAGATGCTATCCACCGTGGTGGTGGTCAGATCATTCCCACAGCCCGCAGAGTGCTGTATGCCTGCCAACTTACAGCCCAGCCAAGACTCATGGAGCCTGTCTACCTGGTGGAGATTCAGGTAGGCTTACAATTCACAATGCCTGTTGAATATTTAATTTCAATAAGGAAAAGGTCTATGATGAGAAATCATGCACCACGCTGAACAAGTGATGGATAAACCCATAAACCACAATATCTGAGACCTGAATGTACAAATGAGCTTGCAACTAGAGGCTAATGGAAGTTGACTAGAAAATGCTACAATTCTAGAACCTTTAACTGCACAGCTTTTGCATGCATACCTGTTGGCATTAACCATAGTTTTCAATGTTAACCTTGTTTTTCCCTGCAGTGTCCTGAGCAGGTGGTAGGGGGCATCTACGGTGTGTTGAACCGGAAGCGCGGTCACGTGTTCGAGGAGTCCCAGGTCATGGGGACCCCCATGTTCATCGTCAAGGCTTACCTACCTGTCAATGAGTCTTTCGGTGAGCAACTCGCCAACTGCTGTCCACTTTGACCTTCTTCCCATATGCATTTACCAGGGCTATATGATTCCCTGTTGTAGGAAATATGTAGCCCTTCTGTATGTGTAAAACCTTGTATGCTAATACCTGTGTTCTTGCTCCAGGTTTCACAGCTGACCTGCGTTCCAACACTGGTGGCCAAGCCTTCCCCCAGTGTGTGTTTGACCACTGGCAGATCCTCCAGGGAGATCCACAGGACTCTACCACCAAAATCTCTCAGATTGTGGCTGACACCCGTAAACGTAAGGGGCTCAAGGAGGGCATTCCTGCATTGGACAACTACCTGGACAAATTGTAAAAGGCTACCCTCTCATTCCCCTGCCTCATTCCCCCCCTTCCAATACTGAGGAACAGGACTGTACAGATCACCATGAGCACTAACATTTGCCAAAAGAAAAGTCAAGACCTTGTCAAGAATTTATGAATTGTAAACCATATtaaaaatggaaaataaaaactTGTGGTTGGGCTTTCATTGGGAAAGGGTGGGGGAAGTTCGTCCTTACCGGTAACATGCCAGTGAAGCAGCTGGATCAATATTCATGTTTCATATACTAGTTTGCTCATTTTATTGGACTTTGTTCATGCCTGTCCCTCATTTCAAATTGAAGTGGTTCTGAAAATGCCTAACACAGCTTAGTCCATCTTTAAAGCCTGTTAGTTGACCTGACATCCTTGCTTTGGCAAACccattatattgtgacagactcGTTTAATCTGAACATTTTATTTACAATGTACATTAGCCAGACTCATGTTTTTAATTTGAGATTGCATTGTTTGGTACCATTTTTATGGGCATCTTAGGCAATTGCCTCCTGCCACGCAGGCGGTATACCTAGACAAGAAAAGTTAATCAACTTATGTTGCATTTCGCAAGCATGCAATTGAGTATGTACAAATTTCTCTCGAACTTGCATGAAAAATGAGACGGCAAACATGCCTTCCTGGCACTACGGCTCCACAGAATGGCACCCAAAACAAGACCCTTGCTTATTTTGCTATTTACAGATCTAAGCAAACTGTAAAGCAGTGGTAAACAACTTTTGAATTTCAATTCACCATACATTAAATGACAATTGTTCATTTTCATCTATACCAATTTTGGTTCACTATACTGGTAGAGTAACATGTTTGATTCACCAGGTATGCCAACAGTTCCTGAAATGTATTGCATTTCAATTTATTTCAGGGATTACTCAATTTTATAATATAGTGAACTTACAGGCAGGGTTTAATTGTCAGTTTCCTGTCAAAGTGCATCAGTGCAACTAAATCATTTTATCAATTGAAAAAGTAATTCAATTTCTGCGCTTTCACAATTCTACACAGCCATTGGAAGCGGTTAAGATTAAACCTAGCAACCATTTGGGGACTTTCTTTCACTGAGGTATGGGTAGACTTTTTTTCCCAAATTTCGCATCTGTTAATTACCTGAAATTACTTGACATTACTTATTTCCGTCACATCAGTCTAGACAGGAAAGATGAACACAACCACTAAAGCAGcatttcccaactccagtccttgggTATCCCtaacacacatttttgttgtagccctcgACAAAAACTCACCTCAACTCAGGGGcttgattagttgacaagttgaatcaggtgtgcttatCCAGGGCTACAAAAGTGTGCTTATTGGTGGAAACACTTCCAAAACAATTACCCATTCAATACTGTATGCACAAAGATCCAACATGAATATCAGAAGTTTGTAACAACCAGGTCCTGGTTAGATTTACCATGTCAGCTTACCATAGGCTGATTTTCCACAATTCTAAAATTTTCCACTACTTGCTCTTTTGAACAATCACgatgatctgattggtcaaaagaccaattagtggaaaaaaatattgaattagTCTTCCTGTGTAACCAGCTTTAGAGGACAACCCTTTGATGAAGTGTAGTAGTAAAGACTAATGAGGAATAGAGGCGCTGTACTATTGCCTGAAGTATTACTTTGCACTATATGGGcaataaggtgtcatttgggacccACATATAGCCAGTCCTTGGTTGGGAGGTCAGAGGAGATTCATTATGTGTAGAAGATGACCTCAGGGATCTGTCCGTCCTCTACTGAAGTGCCGTTGTTGTTTCCTGCAGCATAGCAGAAGGTGAAGCAGGTCTTGGTGCCGGTGGCAGGGGCTTCGTGGGTCACTTTACGCATTCCTTTGGTGCCATAGTGCGAGTCTGGTCCCTGAAAGACATGGATAATTGTGGTGTAGCTGTATGCTTACTTATTgtattcaatatgtacttcaaaACTGAGTGGTTACAATGTACAGCattttttgtataaaaaaaaaaatacagttatgTAAATGGTGGTGGTAGATGAAATGATCATCTTCTGCTGTACCTTGAGGGTGGCACACGCGATGTAGTTGACACTGGGCAGGATCTCCACTGGTTCCTTAAACATGACCCGGAATGTGTTGGAGGAACCGTCGCAGCTGAAGCCTGTGTCGTTCTGACCCAGGACAGTGTTGCTGTCTGTGTGAATGACCTTGAAGAGGGAGACCAACGGTCAGTCTTCACGTTTACCTTTATATACCCAGGTAAATCATAACAAAGTATATTTTACAGTAACATTAACTACCCAAGTATGTTTTCTACGCAGCACCCACTGTAACTAGTATATGTTATTCCTCTTTACCTGTATATTGACTTGGTAGTCTGTAGGACCATGTATCGAACCATAGAGGCCAAATCCAACCACAAATATCCTCCGATTCACTGAAAACCTAGCGAAGGCAGAAAAGGATATAGAAGGTAAACCTTTACTGAATTGAGATACTTTGTATGCAGTGCTCGACTTGGTCTGAAATAGAGGCCGGTACTCAATTTGGGTGTTGGTACTGTTtttatttaggtgcaggagctccacaatacttttgagctaatattcgaacaagaggaacaggagctcaaacaGTAGAACAGCTCCaatgagctcctgcccaagtcagcCACTGTCTGTATGTAGTCATTGGTGTATGTGTACTAACCGGATACAGTCACTGGTCCCGCTGTAGCCCCAGCGGCTCTCCACCTGTCCGAAGCGTGTGATGCTGCACTCCTTCCCCCGCAGGCAGCAGCGAGGCCGGTCGATGAACTCCACGTGAGGCTTGGGGTTCACCGTGAAGTGAAGGAACAGGCTCACCACCTCCTGGTCACTAAGAATACCAGACTGGGCTGGACCTATCAAGTAGAAATGCAggcgcatatatatatatatatatatatacatacatacacacatttcCCGGTTCGGTTTAGCTCGTCTCCACTGGGTCTGGTTGCCAAGTATGTGGCTACTGAATGGTTAGTGCCTTTCATAGCGTGTAACTTTGTTGTCAATAGACAGATGGTGTCAGGACGTAAGACAGAACATAACCACAGTGGTGTGAGCTACCTGCAGCAAATTCCTCGATGGTCATGAGAGGGAAGCGGATAAGGACCAGGGCTTTGCCCAGCACTTTGCGCTTGTTCTCCGGAGTGGGCTGGTACTGCTGCCTCTGGGTTTCTGCCTCCGCCCAGCGCACCGCAGCCCCAAACAGACGTACCTCCCGCACCCCCAGAGTGTCCCTCTCCAGCACTGCCACCAGCGTGTCTACAGGAGACAAGATCTCACATCATGCTCAGAACGTGTCCTTTGTCTGAAGACAATCCCCTATGCCCCTTTCCTTATTGTgtgtgactgacagacagacacaaagacagacagacagacagaggcagcatAATTTACTTTACCTAGATCAATATCAGTGAAGCCCTCAGCAGCGAGTGCATCCACAGTGTTCTTGTCGATGTTCTCCAGACAGAGGCTGGCCAGCTGAGGTTCGTCAAAGAGCCGCGCCTGAAACAAACAACCCGTGTTAGCAAACAGCTGGCAGCGATCATACTGTGATCAACCGCTTGCTCTATTCTAATATCCATACCTCGCGACAAGCTAGAAATACTGGGTTTTCAGTCTTATCATTTGTAATAACCATGTTATTACATCGTCTGCATTTCCAATGACACCCAAAATCACATCCTAGCCTATGGGGCGATTCCATGAACGCATACCACCCTATTTTAGAGCACACTATATTAGCCTTATAATGACACCAAggtgttgtctgtatcatgtaagGTTCATTGATCATTGAGTCTTACAGGGGACATGTACAGAACCAGTAAAAAggttggacacctactcattcaagggttctttatttgtactattttctacattgtagaataatagtgaagacatcaaaactatgaaatcatgtagATACCAAAAAAAAGTTATATCAAAATAGGTTTTATTTGAGGTTATTTAAAGTAGTCACCTTGATGACTTgagctgccttgatgacagctttgcatactctcggcattttctcaaccagcttcacttggaatgcttttccaacaatcttgaaggggTTCCCATATATGCTAAGCActtgatggctgcttttccttcactctgcagtccaactcatgggttgaggtcaggtgattgtggaggccaggtcatctgatgcagcactccatcactctccttcttggtaaaatagtccttacacagtctggaggtgtgttttgggtcattgtcctgttgaaaaactaattatcgtcccactaagcgcaaaccagatgggatggcgtatcgctgcagaattctatggtagccatgctggttaagtgtgccttgaattctaaattaatcacagacagtgtcaccagcaaagcacccccataccatctccatgcttcacggtgggaaccacgcatgcggagatcatccgttcacctactctacgtctcacaaagacatggcggttggaaccaaaaatctcaaatttggactcatcagaccaaaggacagaacattccactggtctaatgtccattgctcgtgtttcttggccaaagcaagtttCATTatcttattgttgtcctttagtagtggtttctttgcagcaatttgaccatgaaggcctaattcacaaagtctctgaacagtttatgttgagatgtgtctgttacttgaactctgtgaagcatttatttggggtgcaatttctgaggctggtaactaatgaacttatcctctgcagcagaggtgtctctgggtcttccattcctatggcggtcctcatgagagccagtttcatcatagcgcctgatgttttttgcgactgcaaaaTTTCTTGAAATTTGCTCGATAGACTGACCttcctgtcttaaagtaatgatggactgttgttctctttgcttatttgagctgttcttgccataatatggacttggtatttaaccaaacagggctatcttctgtataccacccctaccttgtcacagcacaatggATTGgcttaagaaggaaataaattacacaaatgaacaaggcacacctgttaaatgaaatacattccaggtgactacctcataaagctggttaagagaatgccaagagtgtgcaaaaatgtcaagggaaagggtggctcggtatacaaatcccaaaagaaagaaatgatctcactccaatacatttttatagaatgttatcaaaaatagacaagatcttgctaccatgaaaaggaaaatacctgtccaTTTGTGAAAAAAATCACCccgattaactctttagtcatatcacaatTTACCTATTTGCtcatggttttgcctacacctagtgacctgctttttaaattatatgaacaaaaaatattccattttatttggaacggcaagccagactaaattaaaagggcctatttatataacgaatatgaattcggagaaCAGAAATTagtaaatattaaagcattagacctctcactaaaggcatcagtcatacaaaagttatactgaAATCCAaaatggttctctagtaaattggtaggaatgtctcactccatgttcaagaatggccttttcccctttattcagattacacctgctcactttcagttatttgaaaaggaaatcatccctaaaatatagttattttttaaacgagccttagaaagttggttgcaatttcagtttaatccacctgaaaagacagaacaaataatacaaatattatggttaactcaaatatactaattgataaaaaaaaataaaaaaaatctaagaaTTTTTTAAAAAAGGTATTATTTTAgtgaaatgtctgctctacccaaaattacaaccaactaattgcagcattggtcacaggtccaggaatggctgaagattGCAACTTTTGCCTAGAACTaatgctgcagatagcaatagcgggcgatttgaaaagccatagtcaatcaatcaataatataaatGTTTAtcttttaatttacaatctgtagaagctatgaaaATAGAAaagttcagtacttttgtgaagcatcacagcacagttgaaaaatatatggcaaatagaaatccaaaatgtatggtgttaagagatagatgggaggggttgaatggagctgaaaggtgggactaataacaagaaccaatgtaaaacatatggggtctgtaaaatgtatataggttcagaaatgttgtgaaatagcaaagttacaaatagaaatcaaactggatggacatcagaaatagaggaaggactaaaaacaaacaaaatataactattgtaaaatagattgttattgtttattagtttattccaattgggggaagggtggtagggtttgcggggaataataaaggtatattctaaaaaaaagtatgtatgtctatataggtatctgtgtatacagtggggcaaaaaaagtatttagtcagccaccgattatgcaagttctcccacttaaaaagatgagaggcctgtaattttcatcataggtacacttcaactatgacagacaaaagaaagaaaaatccaggaactcacattgtaggattttttatgaatttatttgcaaattatggtggaaaataagtatttggtcaataacaaaagtttatctcaatactttgttatataccctttgttggcaatgacagaggtcaaacattttctgtaagtcttcacaaggttttcacacaccgttgctggtattttggcccattcctccatgcagatctcctctagagcagtgatgttttggggctgttgctgggcaacacagactttcaactccctccaaagattttctatgggcttgagatctggagactggctaggccactccaggaccttgaaatgcttcttacgaagccactccttcgttgcccgggcggtgtgtttgggatcattgtcatgctgaaagacccagccacgtttcatcttcaatgcccttgctgatggaaggaggttttcactcaaaatctcacgatacatggccccattcattctttcctttaaacggatcagtcgtcctggtccctttgccgaaaaacagccccaaagcatgatgttttcacccccatgcttcacagtaggtatggtgttctttggatgcaactcagctttctttgtcctccaaacacaacgagttgagtttttaccaaaaagttatattttggtttcatctgaccatatgacattctcccaatcttcttctggatcatccaaatgctctctagcaaacttcagacgggcctggacatgtactggcttaagcaaggggacacgtctggcactgcaggatttgagtccctggcggcgtagtgtgttactgatggtaggctttgttactttggtcccagctctctgcaggtcattcactaggtcccccccgtgtggttctgggatttttgctcaccgttcttgtgatcattttgaccccacggggtgagatcttgcgtggagccccagatcgagggagattatcaatggtcttgtatgtcttccatttcctaataattgctcccgcagttgatttcttcaaaccaagctgcttacctattgcagattcagtcttcccagcctggtgcaggtctacaattttgtttctggtgtcctttaacagctctttggtcttggccatagtgaagtttggagtgtgactgtttgaggttgtggcaggtgtcttttatactgataacaagttcaaacaggtgccattaatacaggtaacaagtggaggacagaggagcctcttaaagaagaagttacaggtctgtgagagccagaaatcttgcttgtttgtaggtgaccaaatacttattttccactataatttgcaaataaattcattaaagatcctacaatgtgattttctggattttttttctcattttgtccgtcatagttgaagtgtacctatgatgaaaatgacaggcctctatcatctttttaagtgggagaacttgcacaattggtggctgattaaatacttttttgccccactgtatataccccccaaatatatgggggattggaaatgatgcagacaattacattgatggaagcaacaatctttccgcaatattaagctgatcaaccctatcattttttttaaaggcctaagggttgctactttgaagaatctcaaatctcaaatatattttgaattttttggggggttactacatgattccatagttttgatgtcttcaccattattctacaatgtagaaaatagtttaaaataaagaaaaatcctgcaatgagtaggtatgtccaaaaaGTGCCTAAAATtgccactttcatcatgattttcaAAAAAATAATGGTTGTGTTAAatgaatcctacagacgaagaaccatatatgtgacatttaaaaaaaaaaaagagatataCATGAAAAATCATTATTGGACACCATTTTTCTATAGCGAACCGGTTTCACAAGCTTTCCACGCGCTAATTAACAATAATTTTAAATGTAAAGATAGGCTCTCGTGGAATAACCGTTTATGTGCACCACTCAGAATGGACGGACAAGCGCACAACCTttctgttgctgatgaaaatcgcagaaatgtgggaaagaaacgtaaaacaaaactaaaagaatggaaagacaggcaaaggaagatcttacgggatgcgggaaaaccctatacaaatcgtaagggtcaagaaaaaactgggaaaagctgtccaaaagaggtatgtggaagaaccgtatatcaaacaatcaagctagctagctatagagtacagtaactaacatgtatgttctgggttgtctaatttgtaactatagagaaaacatattagctaaagttcgttggctactaactcatacattatcgttacaaatgttattgctagattatagaagaaacatagctagctactttttctccgtccaccggatgattcgacatggctacagtagctagctagttacactgTATCCTGCAGGGAAGAGCGTGTTCCACGACGTGCAGAAAGGATTGTGGAAAGTTGACTGATGAACGCAAGCTGCATCTGTTCAACAGGTTCTATACTGTCCCATACGAGAAACAACAAGCGTTGATTCTCTCCGGCTTAGAACAggttagaaataagacaaaacgccTATTATTATAATAGCTATATTGAACACTTGCATAGTTTAACTTTGACAGTAATGATACGTACATTAACATTAACTCTAAAAGTGCTGTGTTACACAATGGTGCAATACAAACTCATTCTGTGTATAGATTTGGAGTGTGTGAAAGATGGAGGTCCTGATCAAGCAATATCCTGAATGTGCTACAGTATATTAAATTCTGAATTCATCATTGTCAATTTTTATTGCAGCATGAGGTGAAACGGAGACGTAAACCTGA
This window encodes:
- the LOC139409161 gene encoding elongation factor 2b-like isoform X1 — encoded protein: MVNFTVDQIRAIMDKKSNIRNMSVIAHVDHGKSTLTDSLVSKAGIIAGSRAGETRFTDTRKDEQERCITIKSTAISMYYELSENDMAFIKQCKDGVGFLINLIDSPGHVDFSSEVTAALRVTDGALVVVDCVSGVCVQTETVLRQAIAERIKPVLMMNKMDRALLELQLEPEDLFQTFQRIVENVNVIIATYGEDEGGPMGAIMIDPVIGTVGFGSGLHGWAFTLKQFAEMYVMKFAAKGDAQLGPAERCKKVEDMMKKLWGERFFDPATGKFSKSATGPDGKKLPRTFSQLVLDPIFKVFDAIMNFKKEETAKLIEKLDIKLDNEDKEKEGKPLLKAVMRRWLPAGEALLQMITIHLPSPVTAQKYRCELLYEGPGDDEAAMGIKNCDPKAPLMMYISKMVPTTDKGRFYAFGRVFSGCVSSGQKVRIMGPNFTPGKKEDLYLKPIQRTILMMGRYIEPIEDVPCGNIVGLVGVDQYLVKTGTITTFEQAHNMRVMKFSVSPVVRVAVEAKNPADLPKLVEGLKRLAKSDPMVQCIIEESGEHIIAGAGELHLEICLKDLEEDHACIPLKKSDPVVSYRETVSEESDQMCLSKSPNKHNRLYMKARPFPDGLAEDIEKGDVSARQELKIRARFLADKYEWDVSEARKIWCFGPDGTGPNLLMDVTKGVQYLNEIKDSVVAGFQWAVKEGALCEENMRAVRFDVHDVTLHTDAIHRGGGQIIPTARRVLYACQLTAQPRLMEPVYLVEIQCPEQVVGGIYGVLNRKRGHVFEESQVMGTPMFIVKAYLPVNESFGFTADLRSNTGGQAFPQCVFDHWQILQGDPQDSTTKISQIVADTRKRKGLKEGIPALDNYLDKL
- the LOC139409161 gene encoding elongation factor 2b-like isoform X2 gives rise to the protein MMNKMDRALLELQLEPEDLFQTFQRIVENVNVIIATYGEDEGGPMGAIMIDPVIGTVGFGSGLHGWAFTLKQFAEMYVMKFAAKGDAQLGPAERCKKVEDMMKKLWGERFFDPATGKFSKSATGPDGKKLPRTFSQLVLDPIFKVFDAIMNFKKEETAKLIEKLDIKLDNEDKEKEGKPLLKAVMRRWLPAGEALLQMITIHLPSPVTAQKYRCELLYEGPGDDEAAMGIKNCDPKAPLMMYISKMVPTTDKGRFYAFGRVFSGCVSSGQKVRIMGPNFTPGKKEDLYLKPIQRTILMMGRYIEPIEDVPCGNIVGLVGVDQYLVKTGTITTFEQAHNMRVMKFSVSPVVRVAVEAKNPADLPKLVEGLKRLAKSDPMVQCIIEESGEHIIAGAGELHLEICLKDLEEDHACIPLKKSDPVVSYRETVSEESDQMCLSKSPNKHNRLYMKARPFPDGLAEDIEKGDVSARQELKIRARFLADKYEWDVSEARKIWCFGPDGTGPNLLMDVTKGVQYLNEIKDSVVAGFQWAVKEGALCEENMRAVRFDVHDVTLHTDAIHRGGGQIIPTARRVLYACQLTAQPRLMEPVYLVEIQCPEQVVGGIYGVLNRKRGHVFEESQVMGTPMFIVKAYLPVNESFGFTADLRSNTGGQAFPQCVFDHWQILQGDPQDSTTKISQIVADTRKRKGLKEGIPALDNYLDKL
- the LOC139409162 gene encoding BTB/POZ domain-containing protein 2-like is translated as MRCCACLSQQQTLQCSPSKMAAEEESNSRAPCLNFSSPGPLGNAQPSNNAHSSPATNEGSAGATGGAPRTAGHSNPQPGPDRGGGTDVRVEHSPNRQHTTPQSAGQSATAARAPTVAGGAATNMTASSVESPNIPSSLPSSPASAAVLVYREPVYNWQATKNTVKERFAFLFNNEVLSDVHFLVGKGMGVQRIPAHRFALAVGSAVFDAMFNGGMATTSTEIELPDVEPAAFLALLKFLYSDEVQIGPETVMTTLYTAKKYAVPALEAHCVEFLKKNLRADNAFMLLTQARLFDEPQLASLCLENIDKNTVDALAAEGFTDIDLDTLVAVLERDTLGVREVRLFGAAVRWAEAETQRQQYQPTPENKRKVLGKALVLIRFPLMTIEEFAAGPAQSGILSDQEVVSLFLHFTVNPKPHVEFIDRPRCCLRGKECSITRFGQVESRWGYSGTSDCIRFSVNRRIFVVGFGLYGSIHGPTDYQVNIQVIHTDSNTVLGQNDTGFSCDGSSNTFRVMFKEPVEILPSVNYIACATLKGPDSHYGTKGMRKVTHEAPATGTKTCFTFCYAAGNNNGTSVEDGQIPEVIFYT